In Gracilibacillus salitolerans, the sequence CACAACTGGTTTTCCATACAAAACAAATGGGATTAAATATCAAGCACTAAAGAAATCTGAACTTAAAGAATGTTATATTGTCCGCTATGCGGACGATTTCAAGGTTTTATGTCGCACACGTTCACAAGCAATCAGAATGAACTACGCAATTAAAGATTTCTTGATGACTAGATTGCAACTTGAAACAAGTGAAGAAAAGTCTAAGGTAATAAACCTAAAGAAAAATTCTTCCGAATTTCTCGGTTTTTCTATTAAAGCAGTAAGAAAGAGCAAAACGAGGTTCGGCTATGTAGCTAAGTCAAATATGTCTAAGAAAGCAAAGTTAAATGCTTCTAACAAAATAAAAGAAGCAATCAAAGCTGTTCAGAAACATCCTAGTAATCAAACCGTTTGGAATTTCAACACTATCGTTATGGGGATACAAAATTACTATTCAGCAGCCACTAGAATTACGATAAATCTTAATGAGTTAAACTCTTATCTACGAAAAACGATGTATAATCGCCTAAAGATTCTTAGAACTGACGCAGAATTTCATGACATGACCAAGACATTACAAAAGAGGTATAAAGGATATAAATGCAAACTGTTTAAGATACAAAACATGGTGTTTGTACCCATTCATGCCCAAAAATATAAAACGAATTTATGCTTTTCCCAGGATACGTGCAATTACACGTCCGAAGGTAGAGAAAAGATACACAAAGGGTTAAAAGCCATAAATAAAGATGTCTTATCTTACATTATGAAAAGTTTTATTCCAAATCGGACAATTGAATATAACGACAATCGAATAAGTAAATTTATCGCTCAGTATGGTAAGTGTGCCATTTCTGGAGTAGAACTAGGTCTAGATGATTGGCATTGCCACCATCAGAATCCTTATCATCTTTCAAACGATGATTCATTCTCTAATCTAGTAATACTGCATGAATCAGTCCACAGACTAGTACACATGAAAGACATTTATAAGATAAAAGCATTAATACAAGTCCTAAATCTTTCTAAAAAGCAAATAGAAAAACTTAATGAACTTCGATTACAATGTCATAATCAAGCAGTTTGATTTCGAAGAAAGAAAGTCAAATCTAAAATACATAAAATTGAATGAATTGGATTAGTTGGAACGCCGTATGCGGTGAAAGTCGCACGTACGGTGTGAACGGGGGGAAAAGGGAGCGATAACTTCAAACCCTTACCTATCCGTATTAAGTAGGTCAGGGTTCTGTAGTAAAATTATACAAGAACATCACAGGGGAGATATTAAATGATTAAAGGAATATATGAATTTATAAGTGAAGCACAGTTAAAAAAGTATGCAGAACTTGCTGTACGAGCTGGTGTAAATCTGCAAAAAAATCAATTATTGATTATTCATAGTGATATACAAAATGCTACGTTTGCACGTCTAATCCAAACGGTAGCCTACGAGGCAGGAGCTTCAAATGTATTTATAGATTGGACAGATGAACAGTCTACCAAAGAATTTTACTTAAATGCAGCAGATAGTGTCATCGATCACTTTCCTGATTGGCAGGCTGCCCGTTTTAAGGAGTGGGACGATGCAGGTGCTGCTTACATCCATATTATTTCTGAAAACTTAGATGTCTTTAAGGAGGTTTCCACAGAAAGGATAAGTCGTTTCCAAAAAGCTTCTCGTACCAAATTGAGGGGTTATTATGCGAAAATTAGATCCCACGAGGTACGCTGGTGTCTTCTAGCTGTCCCGTACGTTGTATGGGCAACTAAAGTATTTCCCAACCTAAGTAAAGAAGAAGCTTTACAATCATTATGGAAATTAATTTTAAAAGGATCTCGGGCAGATGGGAAAAATCCTATAAAAGATTGGGAGAATCACAATGGAGCCTTCGAGTCTCGAAAAAAAATCCTAAACGAGAGCCAATTTGAAGCTCTGCATTTTACAAATAGCCGTGGAACTGATTTACTAATTGGTCTACCTAAAAATCATCTCTATATCGGTGGGGGTGTCATAGATAAAAATGGAATACCTTTTTTTCCGAACATTCCTACGGAAGAAATATTTACTGCTCCCCATAAAAATAAGGTGAATGGCAAATTGGTAGGTACTAAACCTCTTGTCTATGGGGGAAGTGTCATCGATGAATTTTATCTAATTTTTAAAGATGGACGGATTACCGACTATTATGCCGCAAAGGGACAAGAAGTGTTACAAAATCTAATCGAAACAGACGAAGGTTCACATTATCTAGGTGAAATTGCCTTGGTCTCTAATAAATCTCCTCTTGCTCAGGCAGATACTCTTTTTTACAATACCTTGTTCGATGAAAATACGGCCAGTCATATTGGAATCGGAAATGCATCTCCTTCCAATATTCAAAATGGCATTGACCAATCTGAGGAAGAGTTGAAGGCAGCGGGTCTGAATACTTCACTTTTGTTAGTCAATGTGACCTTTGGTACCGAAGATATGAAAGTAGTGGGCATTAAAGAAGGTGGAACTGAACTCCTGCTAATGAAGGATGGGGATTTCCAATTCTAAATCGTCTACAACTTAAAAACAGAGAAAATTGATTTCTGGTGGATTATACTTAGTGCTAGTTATAGTGAAAACAAACTGTGCAGCATTCCTGTAACAAATGAAGATTATGTATAACTTTTTTATTATGCAACACCTTGTGTAGTATAAAAATAAAGTTCTATACTTCTTCGTTAAATTCTATAAGATCAACCACTTAAATTATTATTCTAGTGGTTGTTTTTTATTTATTTATTTATCATAAATAGTAACTAATGAAGCATTGGCATCTCGGAAGTGATGGACTAAGAGACTCGCTAGGAGTCAGTATACATTTAAGGTATAGGGTAAATTCAATATTAGAATGAACGAATTGAAAAAAGATAGGGGGAGGTTAGTCACCTCCCCTTATCTCGAAAACCAAAGATGAACCTGTAGATCAGCAAGAATAAAAGAAGTTGAGAATGAGAAATCAACTAAACGAGTTGACAGAATAGGCAAGAAGACTTACCTACATTATTTTACTTGAAAATTTACATAATTTAAATCTTAGAGTCCCAAAGTGTATGTTAAACTGATTGATATACTGTTCAAATTTATGATGAAAGCAAAAAAAGGAGAGTTAAAAGTGAGATATAAAATAGGTGTTAGTATTTTAATTATAAGTTTATTTTTCAATATTTTTTTATTATTTCAGAATAAAGAATTAGAGAGAATGGCTGATGGTCATGCTAACACTGTATATGCAAACTGGTATGGAATAGTTATAGCTCTTAGCGATCCTGCTTTTTACTCCTCTTTATCTGAGAATGAGGAATCGAATGAAATTGGAAGGTTTTTTGGTGCATCAGAAGATTTAGTGGGTATACTTTTATCAAAATATCCGGAATTAGATAGAGATAAAATAGGTTATTATACAAATAGTTCAATTTTTACAGGGGAGATAACAAATTTGGAGGACCTGAGGAAATTGATTGAAAAGCATGATTTTACTAAAAATAATTTTCCTAGTCAGGAACAATTTGAAAAGTTGTTTGAAGATGTCAATAGGGAATATGATGGCTACTAAAACAATACATACAAAGTAATCCCCATTGATAAGTCCTAATATATTTGCCATAAAGTAAAAATACAAGATGTAAAATTTGTTAAGAAATTATAAATTTCGATAAAAATATTACTATATATGGTGTAATTTACAAAAAAAGGAGGGCTTATATATGAGAAAAAAACTTACTTTAATTTCTATTCTTCTATTTTTATCTTTAACACTCCGTTCCATTCTTATGCTCAAGAAAATGATAGTAATCTGCAAGATTCTTCCTCAGATAAGCCTGCAAGTAATCGCTTAATCGAGTTCACGCCAAGTGACAGTGAATCAACTAAGAATTATCATATTAAACAGCAACTTAATCTAGATGAAGATGTTGAACTATTTATGGATTCTAAAAATTTATCTAAAGCAAATAAAACATTATTTGGCAGTGAATGGAATAAAGAAACTAATAGAAATAGCAAAAACACTACTGAAAAATCGTTCGTTAATATCACTTTGAAAGCAGATTTCTCCAATGGAGAAGGTGAATTACCAGTAGAAGGAAATGGAACAATCAAAATATCTAATGAAACTTTTCCTATTAAATTTTCTGGTAATGTACCTGTTTATGACCACAAAGAACAACAAATAATTAATGGACCAGTAGATGTAACTTTTGTAAAAGGTGAAAAAGAGTATTCGGGATTAATGGGGTTATATTTCAATCCTGAGAACGAGGAAAGTATTATATCATTAACAATTGGTGAAATAAGTTCAGATGGAACTGCATTTCTTGTATTTGGAGAATTAACTGATACATACAAGTCACTTAATGAAGACATTTTATATCAGCAAGGAATAAAAAAATCGATGGTCAGTATCAAGACCCTTCATTAAGAAATATGGGTAATAAAGGAGTTAGTAACGAAATCAATTCTTTAATTGATAATGCTACACTTAACGAAAACGAACAAGAGACAATTCCATATGAGCGTACTAGATCGGCACGATACCTAAGACATAATCTTGAAGAAGAACAAAGTAATGCATGGAGACATGTTTTTTTTCTTGAAGTGTTTAGTGCGGATTCTGAATATATGGTATCAGATAGTGGGGTTGTTATGTTAAGAGGTTGGTCTAATACAGAAGCTGTAGAAACTTATGTTGAAAAATATTTATCTGGTGTATCTAATGCAGTAGCTACAATGTATCAGGTAGATCTAGAATTTTATCCGAATCATGAGTATGTAAATATTTTGTATTCACAACCTGATTATAATGTAGAAATTAGAAAATTCAAATGGTTAACTCTCATTCCTAATTATGGTGGGTATTTAGACTATTTTGCTAATACACTAGTTGATGGCTTAAACAGGAAAATTGATTCAACGTTTGAAGAATATCATGAAGATAACATTCATAGTCTTACAAGAAAAAAGGTAAGAGCCTTACGTTTAGGAAAAAAAGCTGATGTGCCTTATGAAGATATTACTAATGTCGACCTAAGACGTTATGGTAATAGTGAAACGGAAGAAAGTGGTTTTAACGTGAAGTTTATCTATGAAGAGCATTCTTCTTCAAATTATGTAAGATTTAAAGCTTCGGCTCAAGCAATTTATCAAGTAGGAAGTGACACTGGGTTAGTTGGATATTTTTATACTAATGAGATATCTCCGGTATGGACTGCTGACTTACAACCTTCTTAAATACACTTTGGATGGTGCCTAAAGGATCCACTCATAGGTTATAAGGTAGCAATAAACGCTGCCAAACATGCAATGACATCTCGCTTCCCTCTAAAAAAATCGATAACAACAAACTGTAGATTTATGGCCAAAAATTAAAAGCGTGTTGTTAGCCAAAAAACAACATTTTGTAAGTTCCTGTTTGTTTCTTAACGATGAGCGACAACAGAAAAACCTTGCAAGCATATACAGGGAAGAGTTCTTGTCACCCACAATTAAAATTTTTCCGCAGGTATTAATGTTTTTCCCTGAATGGGAAAAAAGAGTGATAGAGAGGATTTGGCAGAAAACCTGAAATTCAAACGGATGTTAATAGATAACCTTTGATATGATTGAAATAGGAGACTGGAAGATTAAAGAATTTCTTTTTTCTTTCGGTTTTTTTTCTATAACCTTCTGCTTTTCTTTTCTCTTTATTTTCGGTGCCATTTCTCTGCTAAGCACGGAAAAACAAAGTTACCGATCGACAAATTTTTCGAGGTATGTATCGGGTCAAAATCGGCTGTTTTACGGAAAAACATTAATTACGCACCGTATTTTGTAAAATTGGTTTGGAGTTAGGTATGGTAAGGGATTGGGTTGGATTTTGGGAGGGAAAAAGAAAGTTTTTGGGGGACAATAAGCTTTGGAAGAAGTTGGCGAAGAAATACACTGTGCAACTGAATGTCTCGATGCGCTCGCCGGGAAAACCACCTGAATTAATGTCAACTACTCAGGCATTAAGAAAATTCATTGATAAAAATTCAATAGGTGAATTTGAAAATGTAGTTTCGTCGTTGAAGGTTTTATTGGGATGGAGAACAAAAATCCTATTGAATGGAATTACTTAAATGAAGGTACTCATGAAGAAGATAGGACTGAAGAGTTTGACAGAATAGTTATAAAGGAAATGATAGAGTTGTTAAAGCAGGTTGAGGATAATTTAATGAATTAAGGATGAGTAAAATAGCATAAGACTTTTTTGAATTTGTATTTTGGGAAGGCTATCTCTTTAACAAAACGTTCATTTTGGATGAATTGAGAGAGCATTCCCAAATTCAAAAACTTTAACAGGGAGGGAAAGTTGCAACAATTAATTAAATGGAATTTGGGAGTCTATAGTATTATTAGGCTCAATAAAAACATTTTTAGCAACCATGAGAAACTCCCTTACAGCCGGAGATGCTTCAGAAATTGCAGAACAAGCTAGTGCAACATCACGATAATTTGTTAAATTAAGTTTTCTTATCTTGATGTTTTGTTGAGTTTTCAAAAACAACTCTGGACCGACGGTAACGCCAAGCCCTTCTTGTACCATATTAGCTATAGTAGTGCAATCGTGTACTTCAAAACGGATAGTCGGTTTGATTTGTGCTTTTTCAAATAACTCCTCTACATGTGATTGGTACATTCCAGTTGGCATGATGAAATGCTCTTTTTCTAAATCGTGCATATTTATCGTTTCTTTGTGAAGGAATTTATGCTCGGGATGGAAAGCTACAACCATTTTGTCTTTTATGAGAGGTACTAGATCGAAGCTAGGATTTGATTTACCTTTTACAACAAACCCAATGTCTATAATTCCAGATTGTAGCCATTCCGTAATCTCTTCATAGGTCCCTTCATAAAACTTAAATTCTATTTTAGGATGTTTTTTCTGAAATTTTGCAAGCAATTTAGGTAATAAGCAGGAAGAAGCGCTCGCAAAAGTACCAATACGAATAATCCCTGTTTCTAAGTTCGTTGCTAACGCAATTTCTTGGTTAATTGTTTCCATTCTTTTCAACACTTCTCTTATATGTGGCAGTGTTTTTTGTCCTATTTCCGTGAGCGTTATTCCCTTTCTACGGTCCCGAATTAATAATGGGACTCCCCACTCTGTTTCTAAACTGGAAATAGCATGACTAACAGCTGATTGAGTCATATTTAATTTTTCTGCTGCTTTTGTAAAACTCCCTAACTCTATTACTCTAGACAAAATCTCAAAACGAACGATACTCATGAGTTTTTACTCATCTCCTTCATGAAAAATATGAATTTTACTTATGTTAACATGGCATTTAAAATAAAATCAACTTAAGAAATATTAAAGGAGATGTAAAAGTTGGCAAAAAACATCAATCCATTCATTATTATTCTTTTAGCACTAGGAGCCTTTGTTACAGGGACAGCAGAGTTTGTTGTTTCTGGTATATTAGAAATCATCTCTTTCGATTTAGATGTATCGGTCTCAGCTGCAGGTCAATTAATAACCGTTTATTCGTTATCGTATGCAGTTGGTGCATTGGTAATGGTTTTGTTAACTGCGAAGTTTGAACGTAAAAAAATATTATTATATGCTATTTTCACATTTATTTTAGGTAATATCGTAGCGTTTATTAGTTATGATTATACTGTACTAATGTTGTCAAGAATTATTATGGCAATGAGTGGTGGGCTTTACATTGTCGTTGCAACAAACTATGCTGCTCAAATTGCTACAGCAGAAAAACGTGGTAGTGCCATGGCAACGGTTATCACTGGATTTACCGTTTCATTAGTGCTTGGTGTACCTATAGGGACATTTTTAGCTGCTTATCTGAATTGGCGTTATATTTTTCTAATCATTGCTTTTGTTACAGTAATTCTTTTACTTCTACTTCACAAATTATTACCTAGTATAAAAGGAAATGAGCCCGTACCATTTAAACAACAGATACACATTATAAAGGATAAACGGGTAATCACCGGATTAACAACTACTATCTTCTGGATATTAGGTTACACCATGGTGTTTGCTTATATTTCTCCCTTGTTAAGTAATTCTGCAGGTTTTTCAATAGAGATGACTAGTATCGCCTTGTTTGTTTTAGGTACTTTTGCTTTTATTGGCTCACGTTTTGGTGGATTTGCTGTAGACAAGTGGGGACCAAATCGAACGATATCCATTAGTTTATTCGTTCATGCAGTTGCTTTACTTGTATTAACATTTACACAGCATTCGACACTAGGTGTATTTATAACGTTGACAGTTTGGGGAGCGGCGACTTGGACAACCACACCAGCGAAGCAATTTTATTTGATTTCACTGAAACCACAATCATCTGAAACTGTACTCAGTTTTAATACAGCACTAATGAATATTGGGATGATGCTAGGTGCTGCTTTAGGAGGGATCATTATACAATATACTCACATTTTAAATTTGAGTTGGATCGGTGGGCTATTTATTATTTTTGCTCTCGTTTTTATCAAATACTCATTTTATTTAAACGAAACAGATTCGAGGAATATTGAAATGAGACTACAAACTAGTCAAGAAGAATGCCACTTGAATAAAAATTAACGATTGTTACTAAGAGAAGAGATAATTATTTGTTACTGGGTATTTTTGCAACCCCTCGGAAGGGTTGGATTCAGAATATTCAATAATATTGCAATGCCCATACACAATGGGCGCTTCTTTATTCCATTAAGGGCCCGATTGTGGAGTAACGATGCAGGCAAAATGTTAACTGTGAAAACAGAATGACTTAAAAAAAGATGAGGAGTGAACTTCATGAAAGCTATAGTACATAGTGGAAAGAGTGAAATAGAGGGATTAAATTATACAGACTCAGCTATTAGGAAACCAGAGGATGGAGAAGTCAAAGTGAAACTCAAAGTAGCTGGGCTGAACAGACGTGACTTATTCATTATTAATAATAAAAAGGGAAATGACTCATCTTTTATTCCTGGATCTGATGGTGCGGGTCTAATATCAGAAACAGGCGGAGGTGTGCTAAATTTTCCAGTTGGAACAGAAGTAATTATCAATCCAAGTATAGATTGGACATATGCAAATACTGTTCCGGATAACCCTAAAATTTTGGGTGGACCTTCAGATGGTACATTTGCTGAATATGTCATTGTCCCAGCTGAAAATGTAGTAGAAAAACCATCTTATCTCTCATGGGAGGAAGCAGGCGTTTTACCTTTATCAGCCTTAACGGCGTATAGAGCTTTATTTACTAAAGGACAATTAAAAGAAGGAGAACACATTTTAATACCCGGCATCTGAAGTGGTGTTGCAACTTATGCAATGTTAATGGCAAAAGCTACTGGGGCAAAAGTAACTGCTACTTCGCGAAGTGAAGAAAAAAGTAAACAAGCTATAAAATATGGGGTTGAACGTGTATTTAACAGTAATGGTGATTGGAATGAAAGCATGAAAGGCGAAAAGGTGGACTTAGTTCTAGATAGTATAGGACCTGCCACTTTCTCAAAATATTTTGATGTCCTGAACTCGAATGGGCGAATTATCAATTTTGGAGCAAGCTCAGGAGATAAAGTTGAAATTCCCTTACGAAAGCTTTTTTATCCGCAAATTAATATTCTCGGTACTTCCATGGGAAGCCGGGAAGAATTTCATCAAATGATCGATTTTATGAGAAGTCATTCTCTTAAGCCTATTGTTGACGAAGTCATGCCATTATCTCAAACTGTTCAAGCTTTCAAAAAGATGGAACATGGAAAACAATTTGGAAAAATTGCGCTATCTATAGACTAATTAATTATAAAAACAGGGATTTTATCCTTCAGCAATTGGGAGCGTTAGTTGAACAAGACCTTTCATTAATAACAGGATGTTTTGCTGCACAGTACAAAACTACTATTCAATAGATAAGGATATTGAACAATAGGCGCTAGTATTGCATACTGTGATTATTATATAAGAAAGTTTGAAGAGCAAACCTTTCTCATTAGATTTGCTCTTCTTATAACGATTTAGCAATAGGTTAACTAAAATTCCAAACCACGACACATGACATATTAAGTTAGATATATTACGATAAATGACATTATATATTAGAATGACATCTTTTTGTAGGAAAAATCCGTATTTTAACGGTCCTTTTGTGACAAGTTTTATTAGAATTCACACTTTTTGTGAATTCTAACATAAAATGTCACAACTTTGAACATAATTTTTCATAGAATTCTAATATAAAAATGTCATAGATCAGTAGCAATAAAGATATTTCTTTTACAATAAAGTTGTTCCACAATCGGCCAGGCTGTGGAACAACTCTTTTTATTACGTAGTAGACTTATACTGTGCAGCAAAGATCTTCTTTTTTAGAGGGCTTTGCGAAAAAATGTACCTAAACTAACCTACCAAGAGTAGTTTAAAAAAACAAAAAAGATCAAACAAAACACTTTGCTTAGACTTCTTACTACGAATTGTCTTTGGGGATTTGAATACCTTTAGCTGGTAATCTTATTAAGCCAATAACCCCTCTTATAGATAAAATAGTAAAGGATTAAAGGTTAATATAGGATGCAAAACAATAGCAAGAGAAATGGG encodes:
- a CDS encoding aminopeptidase → MIKGIYEFISEAQLKKYAELAVRAGVNLQKNQLLIIHSDIQNATFARLIQTVAYEAGASNVFIDWTDEQSTKEFYLNAADSVIDHFPDWQAARFKEWDDAGAAYIHIISENLDVFKEVSTERISRFQKASRTKLRGYYAKIRSHEVRWCLLAVPYVVWATKVFPNLSKEEALQSLWKLILKGSRADGKNPIKDWENHNGAFESRKKILNESQFEALHFTNSRGTDLLIGLPKNHLYIGGGVIDKNGIPFFPNIPTEEIFTAPHKNKVNGKLVGTKPLVYGGSVIDEFYLIFKDGRITDYYAAKGQEVLQNLIETDEGSHYLGEIALVSNKSPLAQADTLFYNTLFDENTASHIGIGNASPSNIQNGIDQSEEELKAAGLNTSLLLVNVTFGTEDMKVVGIKEGGTELLLMKDGDFQF
- a CDS encoding MFS transporter, whose protein sequence is MAKNINPFIIILLALGAFVTGTAEFVVSGILEIISFDLDVSVSAAGQLITVYSLSYAVGALVMVLLTAKFERKKILLYAIFTFILGNIVAFISYDYTVLMLSRIIMAMSGGLYIVVATNYAAQIATAEKRGSAMATVITGFTVSLVLGVPIGTFLAAYLNWRYIFLIIAFVTVILLLLLHKLLPSIKGNEPVPFKQQIHIIKDKRVITGLTTTIFWILGYTMVFAYISPLLSNSAGFSIEMTSIALFVLGTFAFIGSRFGGFAVDKWGPNRTISISLFVHAVALLVLTFTQHSTLGVFITLTVWGAATWTTTPAKQFYLISLKPQSSETVLSFNTALMNIGMMLGAALGGIIIQYTHILNLSWIGGLFIIFALVFIKYSFYLNETDSRNIEMRLQTSQEECHLNKN
- the ltrA gene encoding group II intron reverse transcriptase/maturase — encoded protein: MKRKKLRHNEYYNLQECFDTLYARSSNGEKFYGLIELMSSNENIRLAYRNIKRNTGSKTAGTNKLTIKDISHLSVEDVIVKVQEMVQSYEPQKVRRVLIPKANGKTRPLGIPTIWDRIFQQCILQVLEPICEAKFHKHSYGFRPNRNTHHAKARFEFLINQSGLHHCIDVDIKGFFDNVNHSKLLKQIWSLGIRDRSLIAIISKLLKAEIHGEGVPSKGTPQGGILSPLLSNIVLNELDWWISNQWETFTTGFPYKTNGIKYQALKKSELKECYIVRYADDFKVLCRTRSQAIRMNYAIKDFLMTRLQLETSEEKSKVINLKKNSSEFLGFSIKAVRKSKTRFGYVAKSNMSKKAKLNASNKIKEAIKAVQKHPSNQTVWNFNTIVMGIQNYYSAATRITINLNELNSYLRKTMYNRLKILRTDAEFHDMTKTLQKRYKGYKCKLFKIQNMVFVPIHAQKYKTNLCFSQDTCNYTSEGREKIHKGLKAINKDVLSYIMKSFIPNRTIEYNDNRISKFIAQYGKCAISGVELGLDDWHCHHQNPYHLSNDDSFSNLVILHESVHRLVHMKDIYKIKALIQVLNLSKKQIEKLNELRLQCHNQAV
- a CDS encoding LysR family transcriptional regulator, with the protein product MSIVRFEILSRVIELGSFTKAAEKLNMTQSAVSHAISSLETEWGVPLLIRDRRKGITLTEIGQKTLPHIREVLKRMETINQEIALATNLETGIIRIGTFASASSCLLPKLLAKFQKKHPKIEFKFYEGTYEEITEWLQSGIIDIGFVVKGKSNPSFDLVPLIKDKMVVAFHPEHKFLHKETINMHDLEKEHFIMPTGMYQSHVEELFEKAQIKPTIRFEVHDCTTIANMVQEGLGVTVGPELFLKTQQNIKIRKLNLTNYRDVALACSAISEASPAVREFLMVAKNVFIEPNNTIDSQIPFN